A stretch of DNA from Pseudorca crassidens isolate mPseCra1 chromosome X, mPseCra1.hap1, whole genome shotgun sequence:
ccctcatgacctcatcacctcccagaggccccacctcctgacACCATCGCCTTGGGGGTAAGGGGCCCCCCACAACATGTCTGAATTTGGGGGGACGCGAACGTTCCGTCTACAGCGCCTGGGTGCGAGCGTTCTGACGGGGCGGTGAGGGTGGTGGGAGTGTGAGGGCAGCGCCTGAGTTGCAGGGCAGGAGAGAAGACCCTCCTGCAGGGGTTTTATGGACGAGAGCAGAGATGGGGGGACTCAGGCTGAAGCGGGTGTGGGGAGACACGTACACAGCTCGGGGATGGAGACGTCAGCCTGTCTGCGCGCTGACTGGAGGGGCCTGATGAGAGAGGCGGGTACGTATAGCACCCGGGAAGGGCCTGCccggaggagggggctgggcctCGGGCACGCCATGTGCATGTGGGCagtggggcaggtgggaggggctggaaggGACGCTCCACGAAGTGCACCCCCTCCTCCGACAGAGCAAGAGCATCACCTGGAAAACAGCTGTTACAGGAgctccacccccccacacacctgcCGCGTGGAATCCTGCCTTTTCCTCTCACCCCGAGGTGAGCCCAGAACACCTGGAAGTCTGAAACCAGACCGCCATCCCGGGGGAGGGGTCTTTCAGGTGCCCGctacgctttttttttttaatatcatctaAATGCAAATGCAAACGGCGCAATGCTTGGCATATAACAGACGTTTTTCCAATTTGCTGCGTTCTTTGGAGTGTCTGATAGACCCCGAACACCCTAGCGATTTAATAACTATATCCATCCACTTAAACCCACAAGACAGCGTGTTTAAAATGATAATGTCGTGCGGTTTCCTTTTCTAGTTCTATCCACGTTCTCAACTCACTTCTCTCCCCGCCAGGGTTCTGGGCTCTATGTTTTGTGCTTAGAAATGTACCTGGTCATCCCATCATACTTGTGAAGTAAGATGTCTATACACGAGGTGACGGAGGTTAACTAGCCTTTTCGTGGTGATCGTTTTGCAGTATACACAAATTTCAAAccaatatgtcaattatatctcaataaaactagaaaaaataaaatatataaattgaaattGTACGAGAATTTacgttttttgggttttttactgTTAACAGGTTTTATGTGTTTTCTGTGCTCTGACTCATCGTGAGCAGGTGTATAAATGAAAACTTTGCAAATGTTAATAACTGATGTTCGACTGGAAATGCGTCCTCTAAACGAGGTGGACAGGGCTTCCTCTCATGATGGCTCAGAGTGAACTTTCTCCCGGTTTTCCTGGGGTCTGGGGGAACCTGGTTCATGTACTTGGTGGGAGCAGAAACATGGACAGAAGGGTGTCACTTCCTTTTTAACAATCTCCCAGCACACACCTCCAGGAGGCCCTTCTTCCGTTCCGCTGTCACCGTGTCGCTCCCAGACCCACCTCTCCAGGTGACACTGGGACCCTAGAAGCCGTGTCACCTTGGGGAGCAGAGCCCAAGTATGAGGAAGGAGGAGGCACGGTGCCTCCACGGGGGCcgcgagagggaggagaagggggacgCTGGAGCCAGGCACATTCCCAGGACGATCAGTTACAAGAACAAGTTTAGAGCGAAGCCGAGGACTGAGAAATGGCCCCGATCCCCTTCAAACCGTGTGTGCATCAAGGACCCCGTGAGCTGGCATGAAGCCCCACGTGGGAGATCACAGGGCAAAGACAGGAAGTGGGGACTCTAGCTGGCAAGACAGCAGCCTAGGTGACTCAGGTGAGTCGGCGGGGTTTCCGCCGTGTGTGTTGAGCAGGGATAGGCATGGTGAGGAAAAGCACAGGTGCCTGGAGGAGCGAGGCATGGTTACAGTGGTGACACCCTCCTCTTTGGCAGAACTTTAAAAATCCAGATAAGTAAAAGCAACTACAAAACGAAAGCAGGTCAAAAATCCCTTTGCATCGATAGTCGCCTGTCAGATGCAGGGTCTGCAGGAGTGAAGATGGCAGTGACAGGGGTGAGACAACTGCGCGACGCCACGTCAGCCCCGTCCCTCCCTGAGAGCTCTTCGCCTTCCCTCATGTCCCAGTCTCTCCTCGAATGCAGGGCGCTAGGTTCCAGAGGACACAAGAGCCACAGTCAAGTCCCAAATCCCAGAACACCTGGTGACCCCCAGGCCCTCAGGTCTGGAGAACATCTCCGCCGGGTGAAACGGATAAATTGGGCGTGGTTTTTATTTACCTACAATGAGATAACGAGCCCACTCGGCTAGAACGAGGCTCAGGACAAAATGCTGTGagacagacagaaaaggagaagcaaACCTCCCATTCATTCACCCCAGAAGTTGGCAGGACAACGCTTCTAGGGTGGAAACCTTCCATTTCCTCAATGAACGTGTTCCTTACTCACAGCGCCCTTGATTACAGTCTAGTCACCTCAGAACTAAGAAAAATCCTGGTTTGTGAAGATAAAATCGAATTAGTTAACAGACGTGTTTCAATTAATCTCTATTTTTTATCgctaacaactcctacagaaaacaAGAGAACTTATAGAAAATAAACGAAAGCACAATTGTCCCTCGGTATCTACGGGGATCCGTTCCAGGACTCACCGCCGGTACCAAAATTCGCCGATGCTGCAGTCCCAGAGTCCACCTCCCGGATCCATGGTTCCGCACACACGGCTTCAACCAACCGCGGGTGGTAAACATAGTATTCAATCTGCGGTTCactgaatccatggatgtggaacccgtGGATAAGGGTTGGTTGCACTGTAACCTGGGAAATCCCACCCTAAGTCATAAGGACGACAAGTGCCTTAAACCCAAGATGAGTCCAAACCAGCAGGATCCCAACGGGCTGTATGGGTGCTCTTCACCTGGTCCCCACGCAAGTCACTGCCGTCAGCCTCACAGGAGAGGGGCTGTTGGGTGAAACGGTTCTAAGCCAGGCTCCCGAATCCTCATTCTTAGGCACGTTGCCTCTAAAAGTATCTGCTGTGTCACAACAAAAAACTACTGTCCTCTCCTCTGTGGAGCTTGGCTTGAAAAGAGAGAACAATCATGGCTTACGCCAAAACCTTCTTTTCCCCTGACACCCTCggatgctgtgtgtgtgtctaggagACACATACACGTAACGGACATCCCTTTCCATCAAATTCCTTTCCTCCCCATTTACCACCAAACAGACTTCAGGACAAGGAAAATTATCAAGGTACAGAAGGGCACTGCAAATGACCAAGGAGCCAGTTCTCCAAGGAGACGTGACAATCCTTAACTTGTACGCAACTAATAACACAGTGTCAAACACAAAAGGCACAAACTGTTAGGCCTTTGAGGAGAAAAAGATGCATCTGCTGCTACGGCTGGAGATGTCAATGCCACCCCTGTCTCAGGAACTGACAGACCCAGCAGGCGGAGGACCAGTCGGTAAGGGAGGATTGGCCTGGGCAGCACTGATTATGCCTCTACCTTCTGCTGCGTAGCTCAGTGGTTTTGGAGGTGGAATACGCATGATCAGTGGAACAGGTTTAGAATTCAGATGCCTGACTCTCGTCCACAGCGATACCTCCCCTGACCTCAGAGATGTGTGCTGATCTGACTCTCCCTCACTTCAGAGAAACCTCCTCTGACCTCACGGAGATCTCCCTTGACTTCAGAGACCTCCCCTACATACACACACGATGCCACGTGGCCTGCTCCTCAGTCCTGTACTTGCTCCTTCAAGATTCCCATGTTTCAGGGGGCCTGTCTCATCCAGCAACATATCCTGGGCACCCAGAGTGACACCCAGTCCTCCGACTTTCTCAGAGCTGCTGATGGGGCAAAAAACACTTAATGCCAGGCTGCAGGAATCCTGACACAGCTGCCCGTGTGCACCTCTGAGAGGCATCTCCAATCACTGGGCATCTGAGCACGTCCTGCACGCACACCTCGACTGGTGACAGACCAGACCAATGTCAGCGCAGAGAAGGAAAGTGCAAGTCTATTGTGCCGACCTGAGATCTTGACGATGATGTGACTAGGGTGGAGAAAGCATATAACTGCCCTCCACGTGCTGAGAACATCTGCGTTTGACTTAAAACACAGACAGACGGAGGGATCACTTGCAGCTCGGGGTCCCAGCAGGGGCACTGACACCTACCTGCTACCCCAACTCAAGGTGAGGAGAGAACCacttgaagtcttttttttttaatggcactgTAGCTTTAAAAAGACTGCTTCCGTGAACTTGCTACACTTTTATGTTCCCGGCAAGCAAACTGAAGGAGTCTCAGGACCCCTGTTCTCCTCCAGGGAGTTACTTTACAAAAGTGACAGCATGTGAAATGAATCTTTAGAAACCAGCGATTTCAGATACGCCAAATCACGCTCAGGTCAGTGAGGCAGCCCAAAGAACTTAAAAACGCGAACACACATTAAGTATGGGAAACATTAGTTCATTGGAAAAGGATTTTATTTCACCATAAAAAGGCAAACTGGAATAAACACCATCTCTCCTAAGGCGGACGATAACAgctatttttaagtatttctgaGCTTCACTCAGAGAAGCCAACGATTATAAAATTTAACATGTTTGCAGCATTAAATCTGAAACGCtccaagtaaaaataatttagcaAAACGGTTTCTTAAAAAAACCACACAGGCTAACCTTGACTAGGAACCAAAACTAATTTtaatcaacctttttttttttacgctgAATTACTTGAATTTGTAGAAAAGTGAGCTTCTGGGACCCTCTGTACCACTTCCGCACCTGCCCACACCTAAAAAGACGGCACGTCTGAGTTTCCGCGTTGCAGAACGTACAGCTTCCCCGCCGATGACTTAAATGCACCAGAGCCATTTTCCTTCGGCATCCCACCCAAACTTTGTTCCCAGTCCGTTAAACTTacaaaagagggaagaaaccaaaaaacaaaaaaacacccgcAGGGCGAGGCTTCCTCTTTTCCATGCCCCATGGGGCTGTGGCCGCCACACCGGACAGTCCATCCCCGTGACGCGACAGGCAGCTCCCGTGAAGTGACTATGAGAGGCGTCTCCGAGCAGGTGCGGGATTCGGCGCTGCCAGCCTGTGTGCCCAGGGTGGGGTGGTCTGCAATTCTCACGGCTGGCGGCCTACGTGTTCCTCCTGATTCAGAGAGGACTGCTGACGTTAAAGCTATTGGATCAACAGTTTTAAGGGAAACGAAAGCTCGTCACCGGGGACGATGCCTCTGAACTAGACCCACGGCCACGAGCGAGAGGAGGCTGGAGGCGGTGCCTTCCTCACCAGGGAGCTCCCTGGGTGTGCTgggggggggtggcggggtgGCGTGGGGGGCAGCGAGCAGCAGCAGGACGtgcgccccccctccccccgtccTGGTCCTCCGGGACAGCTGCTGCCTGGGCCCTCCGTGCATTACCTGTTCCAGGTGCTGCGGTGCCGGCTGGGGGAGCCCGAGCGCGACCTCTCGCTGCGTCGGTGGCGGCTGCGCTTCCTGCCCGAGCTGCCCCTGCGGTCCCGGTCCCGGCTCCTCTCCCGCCAGCCATGCCGGTCTCTGCTGTGGGACCTCCGCGACCGCTCGTGCTCGTGCTCGTGCTCGCGCTCGTGCTCGTGCTCGCGCTCGGGGCTGGCGCTGCGCCGGCGGGGGCTCCCGTCCTGGTGCGAGCGCTTCCTGTGCGACCTCCGCTCCTTGGGCAGCCTCACGTCCTCCCGGCTGCCCGCCCGCCGCGGCCGGCTGCGCTCCCGCTTGGGCCCGTCATCGCTGCCCCGGTCCCCGCTGGCCCGGCCGCGGCCCCCGCTGGGCTCACGGTTGCACTTGTCTTGCTCGGAGCGCGCGTCCTTCCTGGGCGCGCTCTGCTCGCAGGCGGCGGGCGCGGCCTTGGGCTGCTGGTTGTTGTCGGGGATGCAGGCGAGGACGCCGGGGCACCTCTTCTCGGAAGGGCCGTCGTCGGGGGCGACACGGCGAGGATCCTGCCCCTCCTTGCTCGGGGCCTCGTCCGCGGCACCGCCGTTCATGTTCTGGGCGGGACCCGCGGCCGGCGGCCGGGGCGGGTCCTCGCGCTGGGCGCCGGGCGTGGGCGTGGGCGTGGGCGGGGCGGCGCCCGAGCAGCCGGCCGACACGGTGTGCAGGATGTCCAGCACCGGCTGCAGCAGGTGCGCGTGCGCGGCGCCCAGACCCGCGGGCGCGCGGGCGCCGTCCGCCTTCTTGCTGAGCAGGATGCTGAGCAGACGCTCGCGCAGCTCGCGCTCCCGGCGCTGCAGGCCCAGCGCGcgctccttctcctcctccactcGCCGCAGCTCCGCCTCCTGCAGCCGCCGGCGctcctcctgctgctgcagccgcaGCGTCTCCTCCCGCTGCTCCTGCTGCCGCAGCTTCACGGCCTGCGGGACAGAGGGGGCCGCGCCTGAGCTGGGCTCTGAACCCGCACGGACGCTCCGCGGCGCGCGGCTCTGCAGACGCCGGCCTGGGGGACCCGGCgggtgggcgggcgggcgggcggccggcTGGAGCCCGGCCCGCCGCACCTGCCCGCGCCCGGGCGTCCTGCCCAGCCGGCGGAGGAAAGCCCTGGCAAAGCTCCTCGCCGCAGCCCCGGGGCGGGCCTTCTGCGCCTGCTGTCGGTGCGAAGGTCGCCGGCCACGGGGAACTGAGATTACGGCGCGGAGGCGCGGGGCCGGGCCTGCTCAGGGTCTTCAATATTCACCATGAAACAAGAACACGCTGCCACAGGTCTCAGCGCGCCCGCCACGCTCCTTCCCGCGGACTGATCACAACTGTAACCAGACAACAGGTTAGGGTCGCCCCGCGCCTGACTCCGTGGCCCGCCTGAGCACCAGGCGCGCCCAGCAAGGTCCGTCCACGCCCCCGGCCCGGCTCGCGGCAGTTACCGGCCTGGCCTCCAGGAGAAGCAGGTGCGGGAACCGGGAGGGCCGTCCGCACAGCGCAGCTGAGACCTGTCAGCTCTGCAGCTGCGGACCGAGGGGGCGCGGCCCGGCTCCAGGCGCCTGGCTTCCCGGGGCCACGGCGAGGACCGCGCATCTTCCGGCCTCCGCCCCGACCCCCGGCAGGCCCCGGCCCAGGGCGGCTGACCTGACGGGGCCTGAGCAGCGCGGCCCCAGTGAGCCCCAGGGGTGGGCGGGCGGCCCTTGGCGGGCTCTGCCCACCCCCACTTCCCGCCACCTaacccccgcccccctccccgtcAGGCCGGCCCTTGCGAGGCCTGGACGTGGGGAGGCCGACCCACAGCTCCGCAGGCTCCCTCAGCACAGGGCGCGGATGTGGAGCGCCGACCCGGGGACGCCAGAAGCGTCGTCCCGCGCAACGAGCCCCACCCGCGGGCCGGGCGCCGTGTCCCGCAGGCGCGGCAGGTGGTACCTTGGCGCGGCTCAGCAGCTCGGCGATGAGCCGGATGGACTGCAGGTTGCGCTGCGCCAGCAGCAGCTTGCGCTCCTCCAGCCGGATCTTCTCCTGCAGCTTCCGCTGCTCCTCCGCCTGCAGCCTCTCCAGCTTCCGCTGGCCGCGCCGCAGCTCGCGCTCCCGCTGCCTCTGCGCGCGCCTGCGCAGCTTCTCCTCCCGCCGCCTCTCGCGCTCCTGCTCCTCCAGCTCCTTCTGCTTCCTGCGCGAGCGAGACACGGGCTCCGTGAGGCCGCGGGCCGCATGCGCGAGGGCGCGCCATCCACAGGGCACCCGGGTGGCGGCCGCGGGGCTCGGCATCGCGGCGCTTCCTCCCCGGAGAAACCTCAGTCGCATCCGGGGACCCCGAGGAGCGCGGCGCTCAGGGGCTGCGACTTTCTGGCGTCATCCGCGGGAGAGTCTCGCTGAGTGCGACCCCAGCCCGGAATCGTGAAGAAAGGGATGGATGGCCAGGGAGGACGCAGCGGCCGCTGAGTTTTGAACAAGAGGCACCCGGATGGCGGAGGGGCGACGACGGACGGACGGGGAAAGGGCTGCGACGCAGAGCGACGAGGCCCCTCCGCTGGCCGCACGCACCCTGAACTTAGAGCCAGCGTGCTGCACCGTCCCCAGCCCCAGCGGCAGCGGAGACACCCGGCCCGGGCTTTCACACCCTGGGAACCCGCGGGCCCTGAGCGGGAGGGAATCGGCAACGTACACAGCCGCAGGAAGGTTCCGGAAGCAGCGAGCTAAGGGCAAGACCAAACACGAGAGACTGTACCGCATGGCCTTTCATAGGAAGTAGTGGAAACGACAAAGGCACGGGGACGCAAACCCGACCCGGTCTGCCTTGGGGTGTACCCCGATCAAGGGGTCCCGAGAGGACGCACTGCCTGGGGAAACCCTGCGAGATCACTGCGTACACACTCCCTGGAGACAGCGACTGTTCCATAAACACCCCCGCACCACACCCGCCAGCCTAGACCCTAACAACATCCTTCCTCGTTCGGAAATGAGGATGCCACCGAAAGCAGGATGGCTCCAGACCCCCAGGGAAGGTCTGAAGACCAACGGATGTGTCCACCCGGCACACCCGCATCTCCTGCGAGCTTTTGTTCGCTGAGTTGCCGGTGGGGCCGGCACAGCAGAGAGGCGAGGTCGCTGCGGGAAGGACCAGACACAGAGGAGACCCCTGAGGCCAGAAGGCGGACTGTCTGCAGAAGAGCCGACATCACTCCCAGGGTGCCAGGCCCGGAGGAGGCGGCGGGAGGACCCAAGCTCATCCGGACGCAGAGGAGGGGGCGGGCTGGGCACCGAGGCCGAGCTAACACGGGGAAGCAGGACAGCTCGAGGGTGCCGGCGTCCAGGAGGCCACACACACCTGAAGGCCTCCCGCAGCAGGTGTCCGTCAAGAGCTGCGGGTCCTAGCTGCCTCACGGGCCTCAAGTGCCCACAGCTCTCAACTGTGGAGCTCATGGCCCACGGCGTGCCACGACCAGGAACGCGACCGCTACTGGGCAGTTGCACTCTGTTCCTATGAACACCGAAGGACCCAGAGACGCGCGCCCGTGATGCGGCACAGACGCCGAGGCTCCGCCCCACAGCCCTGGCCACCACTGCTCACCCTGGGCGCCTCCCAGGCCCACCGCTCGTGCCAGGCCAGCCCTGCCACGCTCCGTGGCCACAGCCGAGGTGCCGCCCTGGGGCTGCGAGGCCGGGTCCTCACCAGGACGTGTCCTGCTCTGTGTCCTCCAAGGCCACTCTCAGTCCCGTTTCCCCACCCGCTTTTCCTGCCATAAGGTCAAGCAAATTGCCTTTAACGAGACCTCAGAGCTGCTTTAGGAAGGCCGTGGGGAACTTCTACACCCCCCAGCTCGGGGGCTTGTGGTCACGGCCCACCTCGAAGAGGGAGGACAAGGCCCGTTTGGGACAAGGGCGGGTAGGTGGTCCGCACGCCACTTGCGCTTCCCGGTTCTGCCTGAGGGGGCCGTGCTGACGCTGCGGCCCGGTTCACTGCACGATCCCAACCGTCCCCACCAAGGGCTGCCTCCTGAGGGCAGCCACGCAGCGAGCACAGCCTACACTCCCCGGACGCCCGTTCCTCTCTCTGCACCCACGGCCTTACTCCGGGGCTCCTGGCCCCCGACCAACGGCCACACCCTCGTCTGCAGCCCAGGCATCCCCGCCTCCCCGCGGGAGCCACGTGGGGCTGAGCAGAGAATAGCGGCATGGTCTGGACGCACTACCCTGGAACTGGGTTCCGGTGCAGACAAAGGAACTGCTACCCGCCGAGATATCTCCGCATCTGTGTTAGTGCTGTCGGtgaagaagggaaaacaaaacaggaacCCGACAGCCAGGGCAAGAGGTAAGTCAATTCAGGCAACAGATAAACAGACTGGTGAACAATGAACTGCCCAGATCACGCACACCTAAGACTGAACAACACTCTGCAAAACACACGACACCTTgactgtaacacacacacacacacacacacacacacacacacacacacacacacgctggaaAGAAACACCAAGCGCACAGCAGCCGTGATGGACCAAGAAGAATCTTTCCTTGTTTTCTAAAATCCAGGTAGTATCATTAGTCAGGTTGCTCTTATAACTCataaagcaaaagataaaaggGGGAAAGGTCGTCCCCCGAGTTTGCCATTAGACACGTGAACCTCAGTTACTTTACAGACCTAAATGAGGCGTTTTTGCAAAAACCCGCCAACGTCATCAGTTCTCTACTTCACTTAAAAGCAGCTTCAGCCTGAACGCAAAAACCTGCAAAACAGCCAAGACTCCGTGCCTGTGTCAGCAGGACCCGCGCATGGCACTCAGGGAGGCTCGGAGGGGGAAGGCCCGTCCAGGGCACTGGGCAGGGCCACGCGGGTAGGGGGCTTGGccccgccaccgccaccgccgccgccgccgccgccgcccgcacATGCGCACACGGGTGCGCGCACGGGGCCCAGGCGGGAGCCCCGAGCGGCCCGGGCCGCACGCACCTCTCCTCggccctctgcctctcctccgCCTCCTTCTCCCGGCGCTTCTGCTCCTCCCGCTGCTGCTCCAGCTCCTGAAGCTTCTGCCGCTCGAGCTGCCGTTTCCTGATGGAGGCGTCGCTCAAGTGTTTGGTCGAATCGAAAGAAACCTTCAGAGGGAGAACGGGGCAGGTTGGGGCGGGTCCGGCGACCGGAGAGCCTCCCTGAGGGCGACAGCCCCGCCCGCGCGAGGCCGGCTCCCCCAGACTCAGCGCAGGGAAGGGGCTCCCGGGACGCCCTCCCCTGCGTGGCCACGGGCCCCGAGCCTCACGGTCAGCGCTCAGGACCCCACTTCTCCCGAGAGGGGAAGGGGACCACGAACCACAGGGACAGCGCCAGGAGCACGAGCGTACCCGGAGGCCCGACGCCCTGCCCCGGTACCGGCGGGAAACgcgcccctctcccctcctgccacAGGGCCCCGGGGCCCCGAGGCCGGCTGCCGCGCCTCCCCCGCCCAGGCGGCACGGGGCACAGTGCGCGGCCGTAAAAGAACCGTCGCCTCGTTTCAAGGGACGTTTGGGGGCCCGGCTGGAGCTCCTCCCAGGGCGACCGTCACCTTGGCAGCCACGGGAGGACGTTCGGCTCCCTCGCGCGCCCTGAAGACGCAGGCTCTGTGAGAGAAGCACGGGGCCGCCCGCTCCCCTGCCCGCGGCTGCCGTCCTGCAGGGCGCGGCCTGCCGCGGGGACCTTCTCCACGGGGCCCTGCCCGCGCTGCAggggcccctccctcaccttgatGTTACAGGCCACGGCCTTGCCGTCCTCGCCCTTGTACATGAGCTTCATGCCGCGCAGGGCGCTCATGGCCTGGATGAAGCCCGCGTACTCGCGGTACTGCACGTAGGCCTCGAAGTTCAGGTGGCCCCCGAAGCTGAAGGTGTGGAAGTTGCGGCCCGTCATCTCCTCGCGGTAGGGGTCCAGCATGGGGATGTCCACGTTGCGGATCTCCCCGAAGCGCTCAAACACCCGGACCAGCACCTCCTCGCTGGGCTTCTCGGAGCCCGACTCCTTCAGGGCGAACCACTTGCAGGGCAGCCCCTCCAGGTGGATGGTGTCGGGCCGCTCGCCCGGCAGCGTCTCGTTCATGTCCTTGGCGTCCCGGAAGAAGGAGTCCCAGTCGTGGCGGGTGGGGAAGTCGATCTTGAACTCGGCGGCGCGCACCTTGAGGATGTCGGAGAAGCCGCTGAGCTTGATGGTCTTGCCGTCCAGGCAGGCCAGGAAGGCCCTGACCAGGCTCTTGTTCTCCACCTCGCCCTCGAAGCGGATAAAGTCCATGGTGCTCTTGGAGATGCGCAGCGCGGAGAACTGGTGGTCGCGCACCATGCCCTTCAGGCGCTCCATCACCTCCCAGTTGGAGATGGACTTGCCCGGCTGCTTCAGCTGCGGGAGCGCCACGCTGATGGTCATTTTCGTGATGGGCTTCAGGTACAGGCCGTAGGGAGGGCACAGCTCCACCGCCTCGGACGTGTCGTGCACGATGGTAGCCGCAGCCATAGCCGGGACCTCGGGCCTGAAAAACAACCGTGCGCGACGGGTCAGGGCCGGGCACCGGGCCGAGGTGTCCCAGGCTGGCCGGTGCCGCGGGCCCGGAGCAGGGAGGCAAGTCTGCTCGCTCTCTGTACGTCAGGCACACGGGCCTCTACAGAGGGAAAGGCCCTCGGCCCGAGACGTTGGTGCTTTTAATGAGATTACACTAAAGCAGGGGAGAAAACGGGCCGACAAAACGTTTAGGCACAGCTGGCAGCCCGACTCCTCCAGCAGCGCTGACCTGCCCCCAGTACCCAGAGGCAGCTCTCCCGGGGCCAAGGCAGTGGGAGCCCAGCTCGGCGGGGTCGGTCGCTGCCCTCAGCGAACACGGGGCAGGCCGGCTCCACCCGCCACCTCCACCAGAGGGTGCACACACCTCACGGGGGAGGGAAGGGACGGCCCAGGACAGGCATCTGGCAGGGTCTGTGGAGGAGGTGGCCCTGTGTTTCCAcggaagaaacaggaaagaagtTTCAGGCTGAAAAAAACAGCCAAGGGCCATCGACTTCAACTTCCCCACTGTGGGCAGAGGCACCCTCTCTGTTCCCAGATAAAGCATAAAAAGTGACCTTTTGGAaaccgggggaggggagggagcccctcctaccctcctcccccagctcttCCCACCTGCTGGGAGACGTGCCTGCTTCCAGAAAGCCTGACCCACGGACACCAAGCCCTACAGGTGGCAGCCTCAGCCGGTCTGCCCGCCCACCCGCTAGCTCTCGGAGCTCCCGCCCCAGATCCAGGAGGAACCCCAGGGGTGCGGGCGTCCCAGCTGGAGGAAAGCCACGTGGCAGGGTCAGGGGCACTGCAGAGGAGCTCTGGCCTGGTTTGAGACCTGTGACTCCCCGCTCCACAGGACCCCAAAGGCCGCAGGGAGGGCCCGAACCAGAGCGCCAGACACCctacccccctcccccgcctgccTGCCGGGAGCCCTGGTACTCCCAGCTTCCCTGTTGCTTGGCTTCTCCTGCATCCTGGGCGCGACCCCCAGCCCCTTCGCTGCCCGGATACCCCCAGCTAACCCTACGCGGTGCCCAGTACCTCCAGCCCCTCTAACTGTCCCCCCCGCCCCTCAGTTCCCGCCTTCCCTGTCCCGGGCCGCTGCCTGTAACCCCCGCCAACCCCATTAACCTCGGAACCCCCAGCTCCCGGCCccgcctccttccctctctgtcaccggccctgccctcaccccccGCACCGCACCCCCCGGTACCagtggcctcctgggaacccccgtCTCCCCGGACGCCTTTGGCTCTTCTCCCAGCCCCCAGTGTCCTCGGCCCCAAGATCCCCGCAGACCTCGGCCCCTGCTACCTCGTCACCCCAGGTCCCCCTCCCCCGGCTCCTCACAGACCTAGGCCCTCGATTCCCAGACTCCAGGTCCCCAGGCCTACGACCCCCGCCCCCAGGCCGCCCGCAGACTCCC
This window harbors:
- the LOC137216320 gene encoding A-kinase anchor protein 17A-like isoform X2; protein product: MAAATIVHDTSEAVELCPPYGLYLKPITKMTISVALPQLKQPGKSISNWEVMERLKGMVRDHQFSALRISKSTMDFIRFEGEVENKSLVRAFLACLDGKTIKLSGFSDILKVRAAEFKIDFPTRHDWDSFFRDAKDMNETLPGERPDTIHLEGLPCKWFALKESGSEKPSEEVLVRVFERFGEIRNVDIPMLDPYREEMTGRNFHTFSFGGHLNFEAYVQYREYAGFIQAMSALRGMKLMYKGEDGKAVACNIKVSFDSTKHLSDASIRKRQLERQKLQELEQQREEQKRREKEAEERQRAEERKQKELEEQERERRREEKLRRRAQRQRERELRRGQRKLERLQAEEQRKLQEKIRLEERKLLLAQRNLQSIRLIAELLSRAKAVKLRQQEQREETLRLQQQEERRRLQEAELRRVEEEKERALGLQRRERELRERLLSILLSKKADGARAPAGLGAAHAHLLQPVLDILHTVSAGCSGAAPPTPTPTPGAQREDPPRPPAAGPAQNMNGGAADEAPSKEGQDPRRVAPDDGPSEKRCPGVLACIPDNNQQPKAAPAACEQSAPRKDARSEQDKCNREPSGGRGRASGDRGSDDGPKRERSRPRRAGSREDVRLPKERRSHRKRSHQDGSPRRRSASPEREHEHEREHEHEHERSRRSHSRDRHGWRERSRDRDRRGSSGRKRSRHRRSERSRSGSPSRHRSTWNRRNT
- the LOC137216320 gene encoding A-kinase anchor protein 17A-like isoform X1 — its product is MAAATIVHDTSEAVELCPPYGLYLKPITKMTISVALPQLKQPGKSISNWEVMERLKGMVRDHQFSALRISKSTMDFIRFEGEVENKSLVRAFLACLDGKTIKLSGFSDILKVRAAEFKIDFPTRHDWDSFFRDAKDMNETLPGERPDTIHLEGLPCKWFALKESGSEKPSEEVLVRVFERFGEIRNVDIPMLDPYREEMTGRNFHTFSFGGHLNFEAYVQYREYAGFIQAMSALRGMKLMYKGEDGKAVACNIKVSFDSTKHLSDASIRKRQLERQKLQELEQQREEQKRREKEAEERQRAEERKQKELEEQERERRREEKLRRRAQRQRERELRRGQRKLERLQAEEQRKLQEKIRLEERKLLLAQRNLQSIRLIAELLSRAKAVKLRQQEQREETLRLQQQEERRRLQEAELRRVEEEKERALGLQRRERELRERLLSILLSKKADGARAPAGLGAAHAHLLQPVLDILHTVSAGCSGAAPPTPTPTPGAQREDPPRPPAAGPAQNMNGGAADEAPSKEGQDPRRVAPDDGPSEKRCPGVLACIPDNNQQPKAAPAACEQSAPRKDARSEQDKCNREPSGGRGRASGDRGSDDGPKRERSRPRRAGSREDVRLPKERRSHRKRSHQDGSPRRRSASPEREHEHEREHEHEHERSRRSHSRDRHGWRERSRDRDRRGSSGRKRSRHRRSERSRSGSPSRHRSTWNSFNVSSPL
- the LOC137216320 gene encoding A-kinase anchor protein 17A-like isoform X3 encodes the protein MAAATIVHDTSEAVELCPPYGLYLKPITKMTISVALPQLKQPGKSISNWEVMERLKGMVRDHQFSALRISKSTMDFIRFEGEVENKSLVRAFLACLDGKTIKLSGFSDILKVRAAEFKIDFPTRHDWDSFFRDAKDMNETLPGERPDTIHLEGLPCKWFALKESGSEKPSEEVLVRVFERFGEIRNVDIPMLDPYREEMTGRNFHTFSFGGHLNFEAYVQYREYAGFIQAMSALRGMKLMYKGEDGKAVACNIKVSFDSTKHLSDASIRKRQLERQKLQELEQQREEQKRREKEAEERQRAEERKQKELEEQERERRREEKLRRRAQRQRERELRRGQRKLERLQAEEQRKLQEKIRLEERKLLLAQRNLQSIRLIAELLSRAKAVKLRQQEQREETLRLQQQEERRRLQEAELRRVEEEKERALGLQRRERELRERLLSILLSKKADGARAPAGLGAAHAHLLQPVLDILHTVSAGCSGAAPPTPTPTPGAQREDPPRPPAAGPAQNMNGGAADEAPSKEGQDPRRVAPDDGPSEKRCPGVLACIPDNNQQPKAAPAACEQSAPRKDARSEQDKCNREPSGGRGRASGDRGSDDGPKRERSRPRRAGSREDVRLPKERRSHRKRSHQDGSPRRRSASPEREHEHEREHEHEHERSRRSHSRDRHGWRERSRDRDRRGSSGRKRSRHRRSERSRSGSPSRHRSTWNR